A genomic window from Candidatus Kouleothrix ribensis includes:
- a CDS encoding transcriptional regulator, whose amino-acid sequence MLTEDEVRARLRAAIEQAGGQRKFAEAHGFTPSYVHDVLHGKRGFADRILQALGLERVERYRETGRSEES is encoded by the coding sequence ATGTTGACCGAAGATGAGGTTCGTGCGCGCTTACGCGCAGCCATTGAGCAGGCTGGCGGACAGCGAAAGTTCGCCGAGGCGCATGGATTTACGCCGTCGTACGTGCATGATGTCCTGCACGGGAAGCGTGGATTTGCGGATCGGATCTTACAGGCGCTGGGGTTGGAACGCGTGGAGCGCTACCGCGAGACGGGACGGAGCGAAGAATCCTAG